A single region of the Pelobates fuscus isolate aPelFus1 chromosome 4, aPelFus1.pri, whole genome shotgun sequence genome encodes:
- the LOC134609311 gene encoding fibrocystin-L-like, with product MYHSSSEDVSKIVTKIVVTYSNEFNAEEKMPTMLSNMEQDEKQMVFGLSPNVGSNSEIRTETKLDETEKKTVHRRSVDGKSANFAYVSWSNEAFWNSSAENNNTVPKERSNVVIPSGIWVTADIALPSLNTLTICGALELKQLMNPIMQGVVTYNTTILNATYIYIKGGLLMAGNESNPFQAELKIILRGNQSSPNMSLPSGNNIGSKFIGVFGQLELHGVPRTMYKTKLAQTAAAGSTSISLSDKVDWKAGENIVITTTSYNAWQSEIRQIRDISPDNKIITLNASLTFTHTGETYPISNLAKVYTLAADVALLSRNIKIIGEDYTGWEQESFGARVLVGAFTNNSTTYKGSAKIENVEFYHSGQKSFTDPSDPRYSITFLNLGVVSENSSYVRGCSLHDGFSPAIGVFNTSVLNIDDNVIYFTVGEGIRIWGQRIKLRRNLVSLSVWPGSYQGKEQPNNTIWNAAIEINNGTDIVLQNNIVAGFERVGYRINGEPCPDANNTNEEWLNNEAHGGLYGVYMNNDGLSGCSQVRRFFVWKCWDYGIYTQTADSVVISNVVLVDNGMGILPIVFGPPATSHQASNKTITIQNSVLVGRSPSFNCSDTLNVTESNMKLTAQHRSPRPPAGGSSGISWPTFASAHNGAPENPHAGITSYNAISGLMTVTDTIFQAYRNVCSTESNVIFMTNPLNEDLQHPVKVSKIQLVNCSEEQKVFIHRPDPSKETPFGCDAKRKALLKDLDGTFLGSNGSVIPQSEYPWNGTASYGLNDSRIPNVMLTNPNGSSINVSQVAPFQGIIRDPSCIYVSAWESYKCTGLNYEMLVIESLDPDTETRRLSPVAVLGDGYLDILNGPQNHTSCNGSNCKEKRVSLFHSIVATNKSFDIYFSTTSPQNVRLMLLNCDSTKSIRVGIFFPNPQRLDVYVNGTYVYPTNANMTNNGTSFTLNTPTYGGQYLPQLTSNVSGDNFFNETYNMLYTVVKGSTPIQIYTTPLIAVTFKLPAMAIDEFKSDNFLKNLAAFLNISSSKLRVKNIVADGSRRRKRATGGLTVQVEIADPPPPQRTNISSTGKILFL from the exons atgtatcacAGTAGCTCTGAAGATGTATCAAAAATTGTAACCAAGATAGTGGTAACTTACAGCAATGAATTCAATGCTGAAGAAAAAATGCCTACAATGTTATCAAATATGGAGCAGG ATGAAAAACAAATGGTTTTTGGACTTTCTCCAAATGTCGGAAGCAATAGTGAAATCAGGACTGAAACTAAATTGGATG aaaCTGAGAAGAAGACAGTTCACAGACGTTCAGTAGATGGAAAGTCTGCAAACTTCGCCTATGT GTCATGGTCCAATGAAGCCTTCTGGAATTCATCTGCAGAAAACAACAATACTGTCCCAAAAGAAAGATCAAATGTTGTGATCCCTTCAG GCATATGGGTAACGGCTGACATTGCTCTGCCCTCATTGAACACATTGACTATTTGTGGAGCCTTGGAGTTAAAACAACTCATGAACCCTATAATGCAAGGAGTCGTTACTTATAATACAACCATACTCAatgccacctatatatatataaag GGTGGTCTCTTAATGGCCGGAAATGAAAGTAATCCCTTCCAAGCAGAGTTAAAGATTATCCTAAGAGGAAACCAATCAAGTCCTAATATGTCATTGCCAAGTGGAAATAACATTGGCTCAAAGTTTATCG GTGTGTTTGGCCAGCTGGAGCTTCATGGAGTCCCACGCACAATGTATAAAACCAAACTGGCACAAACCGCAGCAGCTGGGTCTACTTCCATTTCATTATCAGATAAAGTAGATTGGAAG gctggagaaaaCATTGTAATAACAACAACTAGTTACAATGCGTGGCAGAGTGAAATCAGACAAATTCGTGACATTTCACCTGACAATAAAATCATCACCTTAAATGCCTCCCTCACTTTTACTCACACAG GGGAGACCTATCCGATCTCCAACTTAGCCAAAGTTTACACTCTGGCTGCTGATGTCGCATTATTGAGCAGAAACATTAAGATAATTGGCGAGGATTACACTGGGTGGGAACAGGAGTCATTCGGAGCTCGTGTACTTGttggtgcttttacaaacaacagCACAACATATAAAG GAAGTGCAAAAATTGAAAATGTAGAATTTTATCATAGTGGACAGAAGAGCTTCACTGATCCATCCGATCCACGATACTCCATCACTTTTCTTAATCTTGGAGTG GTTTCAGAAAATTCATCCTATGTCAGAGGTTGTTCTCTCCATGATGGATTTTCACCGGCTATTGGTGTTTTTAACACAAGTGTGCTGAATATTGATGACAACGTTATCTATTTCACAGTTGGTGAAG GAATCAGAATATGGGGCCAACGTATTAAACTGAGAAGGAATCTTGTATCACTGTCTGTATGGCCAGGATCTTATCAAGGCAAAGAGCAACCAAATAACACTATCTGGAATGCTGCAATAGAg ATCAATAACGGCACTGACATAGTATTACAGAATAACATAGTTGCTGGTTTTGAAAGAGTTGGATATCGTATTAATGGAGAACCTTgcccag ATGCAAATAACACCAATGAAGAATGGCTCAACAATGAAGCCCACGGGGGATTATATGGTGTGTATATGAATAATGATGGACTTTCTGGGTGTTCACAAGTGAGAAGATTCTTTGTATGGAAATGCTGGGATTATGGTATTTACACTCAG ACAGCAGACAGCGTGGTGATCTCTAACGTGGTCCTTGTAGATAATGGGATGGGCATACTTCCTATCGTGTTTGGTCCTCCAGCAACCTCTCACCAGGCATCTAACAAAACGATTACTATCCAG AATTCTGTGCTTGTTGGAAGAAGTCCATCATTTAATTGCAGTGACACTCTTAATGTCACTGAAAGTAACATGAAGCTCACAGCACAACACCGTAGTCCAAGACCTCCAGCAG GTGGAAGTAGTGGTATCAGCTGGCCAACATTTGCCTCGGCTCATAACGGTGCACCAGAAAACCCCCATGCAGGAATCACAAGCTACAATGCAATTAGTGGTCTAATGACTGTGACAG ACACAATCTTTCAGGCCTACAGAAACGTCTGTTCAACGGAAAGCAATGTGATATTCATGACAAACCCCCTCAATGAAGACTTGCAACATCCAGTAAAGGTCTCCAAAATACAACTTGTGAATTGTTCAGAAGAACAGAAAGTGTTTATCCACAGACCCGATCCATC AAAAGAAACACCCTTTGGCTGTGATGCAAAGAGGAAAGCACTTTTAAAGGATTTGGATGGTACTTTCCTTGGCAGCAATGGTTCTGTTATCCCACAGTCAGAATATCCGTGGAATGGAACAGCATCATATGGGCTTAATGATTCTCGTATTCCTAATGTCATGCTGACCAATCCTAATGGAAGCAGCATTAATGTCTCCCAAGTGGCACCATTTCAAG GGATTATCAGAGATCCttcatgtatatatgtgtcagccTGGGAAAGCTACAAATGCACAGGATTAAATTATGAAATGCTGGTAATTGAGAGTCTCGATCCTGACACAGAGACTAGACGACTTTCACCAGTAGCTGTGTTGGGTGATGGCTACTTAGATATTCTTAATG GACCTCAAAACCACACTTCGTGCAATGGATCCAATTGCAAGGAAAAGCGAGTTTCATTGTTCCACTCAATAGTGGCAACAAACAAATCTTTTGATATTTACTTCTCCACTACCAGTCCTCAAAATGTTAGACTAATGCTACTGAACTGTGACAGTACCAAG TCCATTCGagttggaatttttttcccaaatcCTCAGCGTCTGGATGTGTATGTGAATGGTACCTATGTATATCCAACTAATGCAAATATGACTAATAACGGAACAAGTTTCACTTTAAACACCCCAACATATGGAG GGCAATACCTGCCACAGCTCACTTCCAATGTTTCAGGAGATAACTTTTTCAATGAAACCTACAATATGTTGTACACCGTAGTTAAAGGATCAACCCCCATTCAAATTTATACAACGCCTTTGATTGCTGTAACTTTCAAACTGCCTGCAATGGCAATAGATGAGTTCAAAAGTGATAATTTTCTTAAGAATCTTGCTGCATTCCTTAATATCTCATCAAGCAAACTCCGTGTTAAAAATATTGTGGCAGATGGAAGTCGTAGGAGGAAGAGAGCCACGGGAGGACTCACTGTACAAGTGGAAATTGCAGATCCACCTCCTCCACAAAGAACCAATATATCTTCAACAGGCAAGATTCTATTTCTCTAA
- the LOC134607738 gene encoding fibrocystin-L-like translates to MSQNLAAALINGNLSSQLNFTVSSMSIPTPIPSSSDPSWSQFASQNVSRTPSSSGSFLKTVSKLVVIVQPVAGKSGQPFIQQPSLMAQDSNGNCVDVSVSAMSLTANLKYSNNTYATGGLSGNTTILFTNCWANYTNLVLNLPGKGYMLEFVLNNVYAQTRSFDTTDSSTTTTSGSESLTMKSSFHLFIALVLCLLTINGFMDIVS, encoded by the exons ATGAGCCAGAACCTAGCAGCAGCTTTAATCAATGGAAATTTAAGTTCACAACTGAATTTTACTGTTTCTTCGATGTCTATTCCTACCCCCATTCCTTCTTCAAGTGATCCAAGCTGGAGTCAG TTTGCATCACAGAATGTAAGCAGAACCCCGTCTTCAAGTGGAAGTTTTCTAAAAACTGTATCTAAACTTGTTGTCATTGTTCAACCAGTCGCTGGAAAATCAGGTCAACCCTTTATCCAGCAACCTTCTCTGATGGCCCAGGACTCCAAT GGGAATTGTGTTGATGTAAGTGTAAGTGCTATGTCACTAACTGCTAACCTGAAATACTCCAATAATACCTATGCCACTGGAGGATTAAGCGGAAATACCACCATTTTGTTTACTAATTGCTGGGCCAACTACACAAATCTTGTCCTTAATTTACCAG GTAAAGGTTATATGCTTGAATTTGTGCTCAACAATGTCTATGCGCAGACACGATCATTTGATACCACAGATTCCTCAACCACAACGACCTCTGGAAGTGAATCTTTAACCATGAAAAGTTCTTTCCACTTGTTCATTGCACTTGTTCTCTGTCTACTCACAATAAATGGATTTATGGACATAGTAAGCTAA